DNA sequence from the Acanthopagrus latus isolate v.2019 chromosome 15, fAcaLat1.1, whole genome shotgun sequence genome:
CAGAGACTCGAGCAGCTCAGGTGGGTTTCTTTGTGGCGAGCTCCCCTGCACTTTGAAGTCCCGCGTGTCTACGACCAGGCGGAGGATCAGTGTCGTATGATGTAcgctgtctttgtctttatgaTTCAGAGGAGAAGCCGGTGAGAGGAAGTACCCCTGTGTTTGAGTTCGTGGACCCAGACATCCAGGTGAGAGCATATATGAGCTTCTGGTTCCATGCGGGGTTGGTTATTGTTCAGTGTTCATAACCGCAtcaaatgatgatgtcatcagatgGCGGAGGACAGCCTGCAGACTCTGGAGGTTCCTCCCCCCGACCCTTCAACCCCTCACAGGGTCTTCTTGGAGGTCTCGCTCAAGGAGGGGCTGTATCCCATGATGCCTCACTCCATGTACTGTCTGCCTCTGTGGCCTGGCATCACATTGGTGCTGCTGACTAAGGTTTGtggacaccaacacacagaaatCTGGAAAGTCTTTGAAAAGTCCATGAATTTGGTGTTTAAGAAAGTGTGGGAACCCTGTCAGTAGGCCTGCAACGCTACAAGATCACATGGTATGAGAACCATCTTATACAAATAACACCATATGTGATactacattatttttattattaccaACTATAATGGCCTTCTAAAAGATTTTTTGGTTTTCAAATGCTTTATTGTAATTTTGCAAAATATGATGTCCCAACTTGATGAACTTGAAGcatattaaaaaattaaaaacagtattACAGTTAAATTCAACACCTTCGCTAAGCAAATGCACAGACCGTGATAACCATCGGTGTTAATCCCACAGTGTGCCGCTGCAGCCCTCCCTGTCACAGTGCATCGCcacatgtgtgcgtgtgcgtctCTTTCGTAGGTTCCTACCAGTGCAGTGGCCATGTCGGTTTATAAGTTTTTGGAGGCCTTCGCCAAGCTGGAGAAGCGTTTAAGTGAAGGCCAGGAAGGTTCTGCTGCTACCAGAGGCCAGCCGACGATACACGACGTCCGCCCCAAGCTGGATAAATTCATTAAAGCCCTGGGGCCCAGTGAGATACAGGTCTGGGTTTTTATGTGTCTTGTATACAACCCAGGTTTCCCCAAGTTCCCTGGAATAAATTGTTATTGTTGCTAAAATGCTTAGTAATTATCTTATAGACATAAACATGATGTGAagatattttagtttttggatGTAGCAAATAAAATCTGCATcctgttctgtctctgtctctgcagtctgCACAGTTACAGAATGTCTGGACAGAGTTCAAGAACCGAGCCTTCACCAGGGGAGGTCCCGGCTTCAACAGAGAGTAAGTCTGCTgccgccccctgctggccaaaATGCGGCACAGCGGCGCTGTCGGACGATCCTTTGAATGAttcctttaatgtttttgttccagTCTTATCCCATGGTGTAAGAATATGAAGACCCAGCTGTGCGGAATATACCGACAGTGTTTTCTTACTGAGTCTGGCCCGACCGACATTCCTCGGCGTCTCTCCTCGGGCCTGCAGGAACGAGCCCAGACCATGGTGCAGTGAGTACCAGTCCGCTGAACATCTTTGTGCACTATTTTTGTCGGGGaatgtcacacttttttttaaagatctgaattattttttgacGCACACATCCCTGCAGGAGAATTCATTTTTtcacatcttcttcctcttattctttatcactgtttttctgtcctACCCTTAAATGtcacctctctgcctctgccaggGAGAAACTGATGGACTGGAAGGACTTCCTGTTGGTGAAAAGCAAGAGGAATATCACCATGGTGTCATATCCTTACGGCAAAATGTTCCTACTCCCTGCGATTCTGCATTGGGTCTGATCTAAAGTTAGTGAGTCCATGCACATTTTCGTGGTCGCTGAGAAAACTTTGCACACTTTTAATGCACCGTCGTCCTGAGTGTAGTGACCTTGACCCAGTTAATCCCACATACCTGGAGGACTTCCCAGGCCTCATCCATTTTATCTGCGTGGACCGATCCACCGGCCAGATGATTGCACCGTCGCTGAGCATCACGGAGCGCGCCACGTCTGAGCTGGGGAAGGGACCGGTGGCTCAGTTCATCAAACAGAAGGTGAAGGATgcaagacacaagacatgaaCAAGTTCATCTTTTGGAGTCGTTAAGAGTCTCATTTGAATTCTCTGTCAGTACAGAGAACCAGTAATATTAATGATTTAGAGTTCCCCtccagtccaaaaaaaaaaaagtctttcttcttgttcctacaATTGAATGATTGAGTTTCGCCGTGTAGATCGGTGTACGTCTTTAACACAACAgtagaaggctgttttcacatacAGTTCTGTCAGGGAACATTCTCTCAGTGCTCAGTGACAGTGTGATTCTGAGAGGCGGGCCTACGAGCATGATTGTTGACATCACAGTTTGGAATAGTTCggaagccaatcctggtccaGTTTTGAGAGTACAGAGAGAATGGCTTTAATAGTGAagtaggagacatcttgtgCCCAGCAGGTgacttgtgaaatgaaaaatagttAGTAGTAGGTGCTGTTTTAAGGATTTTGTggtaattataaaaaaaaaaaaattctagcTAAAACCTTGTCACACACATATTAGAGACTTTTTTTGTATGGCTCACAAAAAGAATGTGGTGGGGATATATATTATTGCCACTTTTGTAGAATGACTTCAGTATATTGCAGGACAGTTATCAGAATCGACCACACAAAAGACTAAATTTGCGGTTACAATTCTTGGTATTAATGCTTTAAGacattgtttgacattttgagaaacatCCTTTATTTGAGGATAGAATGAGAAGATCGAGACCAGCTGGTTAGCTTTGCAAGAAAATGTCCAGATCGCATccactgaaaaacagcaaattgttatttttataccTTTAGTTGTGTAGAAATGAATAAGATGAATGTGAAATAAGCAGCATTTTAGGTGCTAGTAGGTGGATTTTGTGACCACctatttcctgacattttttcCTATCCCTTTTTAAATGCTCTCTTCATCAGTATCTTCGTTTGTCTTTGTCCAAAATGAACGTCTCCCCACTAATCCATACTGAAGGTGTGGAACCTGGTGAGCACAACGCGGCGCTATCTCCAGAAGGGCTACTCCACCGTCACACTGCGCGACGGAGATTTCTACTTCTGCTACTTCCTCTGGTTTGAAAATGAAACGGTGAGTTTGCCGTGCATAGCGTCCACAGTCATTTGAAAGAAGTCTGCTGTAGTTCAAATCCAGCATCCTATAATGAGCACATCTGATCAAACCAGGGCTTCAAGTTAGAGGCAGGCGACATCCCCGTCCTACCTGATGACTCCGCCCCCATTGGGATGCTGGCCTGGGACTACTACAGGTAAACGGCTGTGCGCGACAAAAATACCATGTGATGAATCGAAATGAGGGTGCTGCTGACTATAGACAGGGATCTGTCCAGCAGGAAGCTGCTGCGCTACTACAGCAAGAATCACCAGGGGGAGGTGGTGAAGTGCTACGAGCTGCTGACGGTTCACCTGGGGGTCATCCCCACCGAGATCATCCTCCAGCACTGCAGACAGCTGGCGAGCAAACTGTGGGAGCCTTCGCGCAATCCGCTGCTGTAGAAGCGCCCACGCGCTTCGACTGAGTCACAGCGGCCGACGTTCGCAGGTGTCGCGTTGCCAAGAACTGAAACACGCTCTCTGTAGATGGATTACTGTCGCTGTGGCTTTCATGAGCCATCACTGTCGCTGTGAAAGACGTTCTGTTTCCTGCCATAATTTGACCCAAATTATTTATTAGACGCACTTGCGTTCGTGATCACCGCAATGCAACACCACTGTGCACTTATGCACTGTTTTGTGTCTTATACTGATGatctcacagctttttttttttttttttgtgaattgttaaatattttggAATTCTCAGTTATGACCTGCTTGCTATTTATTAgtaatactgttttttgtttttgtttttcatttttaaaaaatgtgcacctgaagcattttttttaatataaatgaagatatttctaaggatatattttataaatgaagTCCATTTCTGCCTTTAGTGCAGCAAGTggtgtttaaataaaatattcaacaatATCTACAGTTTGTCTCTCTTAAGTGTTTGGTCACGTCATACGCCATCACAAAGCTTAGATTCTCATGATCTTACTCGTGCAAACCATTCCTAATTTAAACCACACCAGCGAGGAgcagtcaacaaacaaacaaacaggctaACAAACTAGCATGTACAAAGTTTTGCCACCCCGCCAAGCGTTTGAACGGATGGGAGCTTCTCAGCCCACCTCAGAGCTTAAAACAGCCAATGAGTGTTCATGTAGACCCACGCTCTCTTCTTTTgcctctctcctgagccactcACATGCCAGCCTCAGAGTGACTGACACATCATATAGccaatgagattttttttcttttgcattttgccAACCAAGcgcatgttttgttttagtattttacatgcacaaagtTAGTTGTAAATTAGTTATTTGTAATGTGTAAATAAGGAAGTAAAGACCTGAAATGAGTATTTGCCCCTGTTACTCTCAGGcggggatgttttttttttctttgccaggTGCCTCTATATTTTctcagaaaaacaagtgttaaGTGTCCATTTTCAGTGATATAGTTTTGAAATCCGAACTCTGAGCATGTAAGACTAGATGATGTGGTCCCATCGTGTTTTCCAGCTAAAAGGGGCAGTTAGAGGTCATCTGCGGGCTTATTTTTGCCGAGCCTCTGACAGCTCCGAACATTTCAAGAGACAGATTTGAATTTACTGGAGGCTGGACTGGGAGTGGTGTTTCAGCATAATTTTACATATATGTCTGGGAATAAGAACAGTTTATGGACGCGAAATAGTCGACAATCTAAAATGTACCAGTGCAGGAAAAGACTGTGGCCttaatatagattttttttttaggaagaaaataaacatcagcagacagacatttgcttatttattcagtcattgtaaacatcatttaaaaagcaCGAACCACTGCATTTATTATCGTTAAGTTCCTATATTCTTCCAGCTGACGGTCACTGGTTACACCTGGTGTTTTAAATGAGATATGGCTGTTAGCTTCTGCAATCGTCGGCTTGTCTAACCTTCACAGTTTAATTTGTTCACTCGTCAGTCAACCCTGGAGACTGTGAGCATTTTAAAGGTCAGTCCCACGCTGTGTTGGACTCGTCCAGCGGGGCACAGTGTGGAGGACTCCATGCAGGCTcacagtgagggagagagagacagcgacagagagacagagagagagaggagtgtgtgtggagttcAGTGAATTATCAGTCTCTGCCATGCTGACTCACAGAGCCCCTGTGAGGTCAGTCACGGCTCCTGCAGCCACCAGGTCCCTCAAGAAGAGCTTCTCGGCGCTGACGTCATGCACCACCTGGATGTTCATATAACGAGCCATAAATATATCACCGCGTGAGCCTTATGAGCCttatctccctctgtgttttcttaacTTACTTGAGCCTTCATCGCGCCCATGCGTATGGTCTCGTAGTAGTGGAGCCTGGCCTCCGGATGCTGCATGTCGTACCCAAACCCTGCCAGGCTGACCtggtcacacagctgcagagccaTCACCACGGCGCTGGCGCCTAGCGTCGGCACCATCTTTTGAGGACAGACAACGCtctttgattctttttttttttttttttttcttagaacTCTGCAGAATTTCAAGAAATGTATCTAACACAACTGACAAAATTCCCTTTATAGAGTGCAGCGGTTATAAAAATGAGCCGCCTCTGGAGCCGAGGTTGTGTGTGCTCATCTTTCATCCCTCTATTTCCTGGTGTTATAGCAATGTCAATACAGGCCTTAGCGAGGCATTAGCATGCATTATTCAGGACAGGTCGCGCCACCCAGACGTGCCATTGTTCTagggctcttttttttcttatgtttgCATGCAGCCTTGTGTTTAAACATACAACAAAGAGTGCGTGAGCACAGTGTGAGGGCGTATCACAACTTGTCCAAAGGGaattaaacacagaaaagcacGTTAGGTTAGAACTCACGTTTCCCTGTTTCAGAGTATATTTCTGCAAGACTTGTCCCGTCTTGTGAATAATCTCCGGGTGGAGGATCCTGAAGTTCTCTGGTCTCAGAGGAATGTcttccaccacctccctccAGAACCACAGTTTGGACCAGAAGCTCTATTAAAAACACAGGGGGTGTAAAGCTTGTGAGGCGGTGagtgtgatgctgctgctgcacggcTTGCTGTGACACTCGTGGCTTATGTAACGCAGCCTCTCTGTGTGCAATGGTTCCTGTGATGTCGGCTCACCAGGGGCTGTTTGGTGATGACAGAAGTCAGCCAGTCCAGGTCCAGGCTCTTAAAGACCACCAGAGCAACCATGGTAGTCTGTTTGTACTCGTTTGCAGAGTGAGGCGCTCCCTCTGGGTACATCAGGCGGATGGTGGTGCGGGAGCCGGCATCCCTCTCGAAGCCAGGCACTGGAGCGTTATTCAGCCTGGTAACAGAGGTCAACACGCATACATGAAATCCACCGTATTTCGTTAACACggcgttgttttttttcttctgtgcctGACACCTACCTGATAATGATGTCATACTGATCTATATGGGATCCAAGATGGCTCCCATGAAGAACCCCTCCGTTGCCCACCACCATACACCGCCTGCAGGTGCCTTCACCCCTCAGTGATGGAGGCAGGCCAGGCTGAGGCAGGGAGGCAAGAGCCAGGGCCAGATGCTCCTCACTTCCCTGGAGCCCCAGAGGCGGGGACAGTTCCCAGGGCACCGATCTGTCCTGCTGCACGAACACAGGGATGTCGAGGAGGCCCGCGGAACAGGCCAGGGTCTTTAGGTGCTTCAGACACCAGCGAGGCTGACAGGGGTCTGTCAGCAGGGAGGCTGAGCGGTTTaagaggagctgaagagaaGGCAGAGAAGCTTGGTGAATGGGGagtaatgataaaaaaatgaaaataaaaaaaaaaagatttctgagATGTGTATCCTTACCAGATCTTTGGGTTGTTGGTAGTCATCGCCGAGAGATGCCTCCCTATCCAAGGGGAGGTAAGCAGGAATCAGGATAGCAGAGTAGCATCCgaccagcagcaccagactgACGATGAGGTTCGCGCTCCTGTAAGGACAAAAGACAACTGAGCTGGCTTTATAGCATCCCCTCCACACATGAATTTAGCCATGCATAGAAATTGTCAATGATGTCACTAACACGTTATTTGCCAAAACATAAGTTAACtcattaaaggacaagttcagccaaaaatgaaaattccgTCATTGTCTGCTCAGCCCcgtgcagatggaaagtcaagGGgatgttttgtagtccacaaaaacAGTTCTGgaccttcac
Encoded proteins:
- the hps1 gene encoding Hermansky-Pudlak syndrome 1 protein isoform X4, with the translated sequence MKKMIEVLFGMVTLSSYLLRKELRPQDTDQRARLWKHLQSLLETYGHLRENDQSFLVEAVERLIHPTLCEQCIEFLERRLVQQLNSSVERAGEEVLHAFILVHTKLLAFYSSRTASTLNTSDLLTLIIMAQNMYPSNVDHDDPGPEDVESTSGSGPESFYTPEPSPTDRDSSSSEEKPVRGSTPVFEFVDPDIQMAEDSLQTLEVPPPDPSTPHRVFLEVSLKEGLYPMMPHSMYCLPLWPGITLVLLTKVPTSAVAMSVYKFLEAFAKLEKRLSEGQEGSAATRGQPTIHDVRPKLDKFIKALGPSEIQSAQLQNVWTEFKNRAFTRGGPGFNRDLIPWCKNMKTQLCGIYRQCFLTESGPTDIPRRLSSGLQERAQTMVQEKLMDWKDFLLVKSKRNITMVSYLEDFPGLIHFICVDRSTGQMIAPSLSITERATSELGKGPVAQFIKQKVWNLVSTTRRYLQKGYSTVTLRDGDFYFCYFLWFENETGFKLEAGDIPVLPDDSAPIGMLAWDYYSRKLLRYYSKNHQGEVVKCYELLTVHLGVIPTEIILQHCRQLASKLWEPSRNPLL
- the hps1 gene encoding Hermansky-Pudlak syndrome 1 protein isoform X2; the protein is MKCLLIASESAEVLFHWTDPEYQQHVQEQYGASQEEGQGLPAFEDSISTLFAPIIISCSTMVDRLGDSYTSFTTENNHIYVLHQFDECLYIAVNGDGEEGEDDLRRKTYVMKKMIEVLFGMVTLSSYLLRKELRPQDTDQRARLWKHLQSLLETYGHLRENDQSFLVEAVERLIHPTLCEQCIEFLERRLVQQLNSSVERAGEEVLHAFILVHTKLLAFYSSRTASTLNTSDLLTLIIMAQNMYPSNVDHDDPGPEDVESTSGSGPESFYTPEPSPTDRDSSSSEEKPVRGSTPVFEFVDPDIQMAEDSLQTLEVPPPDPSTPHRVFLEVSLKEGLYPMMPHSMYCLPLWPGITLVLLTKVPTSAVAMSVYKFLEAFAKLEKRLSEGQEGSAATRGQPTIHDVRPKLDKFIKALGPSEIQSAQLQNVWTEFKNRAFTRGGPGFNRDLIPWCKNMKTQLCGIYRQCFLTESGPTDIPRRLSSGLQERAQTMVQEKLMDWKDFLLVKSKRNITMVSYLEDFPGLIHFICVDRSTGQMIAPSLSITERATSELGKGPVAQFIKQKVWNLVSTTRRYLQKGYSTVTLRDGDFYFCYFLWFENETGFKLEAGDIPVLPDDSAPIGMLAWDYYRKLLRYYSKNHQGEVVKCYELLTVHLGVIPTEIILQHCRQLASKLWEPSRNPLL
- the hps1 gene encoding Hermansky-Pudlak syndrome 1 protein isoform X1 gives rise to the protein MKCLLIASESAEVLFHWTDPEYQQHVQEQYGASQEEGQGLPAFEDSISTLFAPIIISCSTMVDRLGDSYTSFTTENNHIYVLHQFDECLYIAVNGDGEEGEDDLRRKTYVMKKMIEVLFGMVTLSSYLLRKELRPQDTDQRARLWKHLQSLLETYGHLRENDQSFLVEAVERLIHPTLCEQCIEFLERRLVQQLNSSVERAGEEVLHAFILVHTKLLAFYSSRTASTLNTSDLLTLIIMAQNMYPSNVDHDDPGPEDVESTSGSGPESFYTPEPSPTDRDSSSSEEKPVRGSTPVFEFVDPDIQMAEDSLQTLEVPPPDPSTPHRVFLEVSLKEGLYPMMPHSMYCLPLWPGITLVLLTKVPTSAVAMSVYKFLEAFAKLEKRLSEGQEGSAATRGQPTIHDVRPKLDKFIKALGPSEIQSAQLQNVWTEFKNRAFTRGGPGFNRDLIPWCKNMKTQLCGIYRQCFLTESGPTDIPRRLSSGLQERAQTMVQEKLMDWKDFLLVKSKRNITMVSYLEDFPGLIHFICVDRSTGQMIAPSLSITERATSELGKGPVAQFIKQKVWNLVSTTRRYLQKGYSTVTLRDGDFYFCYFLWFENETGFKLEAGDIPVLPDDSAPIGMLAWDYYSRKLLRYYSKNHQGEVVKCYELLTVHLGVIPTEIILQHCRQLASKLWEPSRNPLL
- the hps1 gene encoding Hermansky-Pudlak syndrome 1 protein isoform X3 encodes the protein MHAALAAKRHVCHFDECLYIAVNGDGEEGEDDLRRKTYVMKKMIEVLFGMVTLSSYLLRKELRPQDTDQRARLWKHLQSLLETYGHLRENDQSFLVEAVERLIHPTLCEQCIEFLERRLVQQLNSSVERAGEEVLHAFILVHTKLLAFYSSRTASTLNTSDLLTLIIMAQNMYPSNVDHDDPGPEDVESTSGSGPESFYTPEPSPTDRDSSSSEEKPVRGSTPVFEFVDPDIQMAEDSLQTLEVPPPDPSTPHRVFLEVSLKEGLYPMMPHSMYCLPLWPGITLVLLTKVPTSAVAMSVYKFLEAFAKLEKRLSEGQEGSAATRGQPTIHDVRPKLDKFIKALGPSEIQSAQLQNVWTEFKNRAFTRGGPGFNRDLIPWCKNMKTQLCGIYRQCFLTESGPTDIPRRLSSGLQERAQTMVQEKLMDWKDFLLVKSKRNITMVSYLEDFPGLIHFICVDRSTGQMIAPSLSITERATSELGKGPVAQFIKQKVWNLVSTTRRYLQKGYSTVTLRDGDFYFCYFLWFENETGFKLEAGDIPVLPDDSAPIGMLAWDYYSRKLLRYYSKNHQGEVVKCYELLTVHLGVIPTEIILQHCRQLASKLWEPSRNPLL
- the st3gal7 gene encoding ST3 beta-galactoside alpha-2,3-sialyltransferase 7, coding for MVIMNHLSVEDSDDGSPLLPEAAEAATPTPVFHRQRAATKTDSREFFLSRSANLIVSLVLLVGCYSAILIPAYLPLDREASLGDDYQQPKDLLLLNRSASLLTDPCQPRWCLKHLKTLACSAGLLDIPVFVQQDRSVPWELSPPLGLQGSEEHLALALASLPQPGLPPSLRGEGTCRRCMVVGNGGVLHGSHLGSHIDQYDIIIRLNNAPVPGFERDAGSRTTIRLMYPEGAPHSANEYKQTTMVALVVFKSLDLDWLTSVITKQPLSFWSKLWFWREVVEDIPLRPENFRILHPEIIHKTGQVLQKYTLKQGNMVPTLGASAVVMALQLCDQVSLAGFGYDMQHPEARLHYYETIRMGAMKAQVVHDVSAEKLFLRDLVAAGAVTDLTGAL